The segment TAGCTGGGTTGGAGTCCCCAGATTTCGTCGGCGTATTGCCTGATGGTCCGGTCGCTTGAGAAGAAGCCGGAGTGTGCGATGTTTTTGGCACTCATTGTCAGCCAATGGTTCCGGTCCCGATAGGCTGCATCGACCCGTTCCTGCGCAGTAATATAAGACGAAAAATCCTTTAGCACAAAGTATTCATCATTTTGCATCAGCAAAGAATCGTGAATCGGTTCAAAGTGGTCATCCACATCCGGGAAGAAGCCGTTTACAAGCTGTTCTAGGACCTGTTGAATACGTTTATCATGATGATAATATTCACTAGAACGGTATCCCCCGTTCTGATAATAATTCAGCACCTGTTCCGCTGTCAGACCAAAAATGAACATATTTTCTTCGCCGACTTCTTCTTTTATTTCTATGTTTGCCCCATCTAAGGTACCGATGGTCAAAGCACCATTCATCATGAACTTCATATTTCCTGTTCCCGATGCCTCTTTACTGGCAGTAGAGATCTGTTCGCTCACATCGGCTGCAGGAAAGATATCCTCCGCCAAGGATACACGATAGTTTTCCAAGAAAATGACCTTTAAACGCCCATTGATCGCCGGATCATTATTCACCTTATCAGCCAAGGAGTTTATCAGTTTGATGACCCTCTTGGCATAATAATAACCAGGTGAAGCCTTCGCTCCAAAAATGAATGTCCTTGGGTGGATATCGAAACTGCTATCCTCTTTCAACCGGTTATAAAGATACATAATATGAAACACATTTAACAACTGGCGTTTGTAGGCATGTAACCTTTTCACCTGGACATCGAATATGCTATCTGGATCGACGATGATCCCTGTCTGCTTTCTTATGCGTTCTCCAAGAATCTGCTTGCGCTCACGCTTTACTTGATCCAGCTTATCCAAAAAAGCGGAATCGTTTGCATATACATCAAGCTGACGTAGCTGTGTCGTGTCCTTCATCCATCCATGACCTATAGTATCCTGGATAAGGGAGGTCAGCTGCGGATTTGCCTTTAACAGCCAACGGCGATGTGTAATTCCATTCGTTTTATTATTGAATTTATCCGGGAATGCTTCGTAAAACAAACGCATTTCACGGTTCTTCAAAATTTCCGTATGAATTTTAGCCACACCATTAACACTGAAGCTACCGACAACCGCCAAGTGGGCCATCTTAACCAAGCCATGTGCAAGAATCGCCATTTCTTCAATTCGTCCCCACTGACCGGGATATTTCTTCCACAAATCCGCACAAAAGCGCTCATTAATCTCTTCCACTATCATATAGATACGTGGCAACAACGGCTGAAAAATATTGATCGGCCATTTTTCCAACGCTTCTGATAGGGTGGTATGATTGGTATAGGAAATGGTATGAGAAGTTATCTCCCATGCTTCCTCCCAGCTCATATCCTCCTCGTCCAGCAGTATCCTCATCAGTTCAGGGATGGCCAGCACTGGATGGGTGTCATTGATATGGATGGTGACACGCTTATGAAAATCTATTAAACTTCCATTCTTCTTACGGTAGGAGCGTATAATACTGCCAATACTCGCAGCTACCAGGAAGTACTGTTGTTTGAGGCGTAATATCTTCCCTTCATCATGGGTATCATCCGGATACAAGAATTCAGATACTGCTTCTGTATCGCGCTTATATTGCATGATATCTTTATTAGTAGGAAAAGGCGCTGGCTCTGCACTCCAAAGACGCAGCATATTGACTGTCTCTGTTTGATAGCCGACAACCGGCATGTCATATGGAACAGCAGTTATCGCTTCTCCTTTTGCATGCCTGAACTTTTCTTTTCCATCTTCCTTATAGGACTCCACCTTGCCCCAGAAGTTAATTTCCACAGCCTGGTCAGGCTTTCTGACTTCCCAGACGTTACCATGTCTCAGCCATTGCTCCGGCAGTTCCACCTGATATCCGTCGACGAACTTCTGATCAAACAGACCATGCTTATAGCGGATTCCACAGCCATGTCCCGGTAGGTCCAGGGAAGCAAGCGAGTCAAGGAAGCATGCAGCAAGACGGCCAAGACCGCCATTTCCAAGCCCAGCATCCGCTTCAATCTCTTCAATTGCGGATAAATCAAGTCCAAGTTCTTTCAAGCCTTCCTCGACGACACTTTGAATTCCAAGGTTCAATAGATTACTTCCGAGTAATCTACCCAATAAGAATTCGATGGAAAGATAGTACACCTGTTTTTCATCTGCGGCGCGATTTCGTTCATTGGTGGTAATCCAGTTGGCACTAATATATTCCCGCACCATATTTCCGAGTGTATGATAATGGTCTCTTGATGTTGATTCCTGAAAGCTCTTCCCGTACATACTCTCCAGCTTTTTTAAAAAAGCTGTCTTGAACTTTTCCTTATCAGAGAACATGCACTCCACTCCTAGCCATTAAGGTTGAATACAATTGATTGTATTTAAATGCTGATTTCGCCCAGCTATAATCGCGTTCCATTGCTTCTTTCATTATGCCATTCCATACTTCCGGTTGCTCATAAAAGCTGATGGCACGTCTGATGGTATATAGCATATCGTGGGCATTGAAGTTAGTGAACGAGAACCCGTTACCTTCCAATGTAGTTTCATCGTAAGAAGTGACCGTATCATTCAGCCCACCTGTCTCTCTTACTACCGGGATCGTCCC is part of the Sutcliffiella sp. FSL R7-0096 genome and harbors:
- a CDS encoding glycogen/starch/alpha-glucan phosphorylase, which encodes MFSDKEKFKTAFLKKLESMYGKSFQESTSRDHYHTLGNMVREYISANWITTNERNRAADEKQVYYLSIEFLLGRLLGSNLLNLGIQSVVEEGLKELGLDLSAIEEIEADAGLGNGGLGRLAACFLDSLASLDLPGHGCGIRYKHGLFDQKFVDGYQVELPEQWLRHGNVWEVRKPDQAVEINFWGKVESYKEDGKEKFRHAKGEAITAVPYDMPVVGYQTETVNMLRLWSAEPAPFPTNKDIMQYKRDTEAVSEFLYPDDTHDEGKILRLKQQYFLVAASIGSIIRSYRKKNGSLIDFHKRVTIHINDTHPVLAIPELMRILLDEEDMSWEEAWEITSHTISYTNHTTLSEALEKWPINIFQPLLPRIYMIVEEINERFCADLWKKYPGQWGRIEEMAILAHGLVKMAHLAVVGSFSVNGVAKIHTEILKNREMRLFYEAFPDKFNNKTNGITHRRWLLKANPQLTSLIQDTIGHGWMKDTTQLRQLDVYANDSAFLDKLDQVKRERKQILGERIRKQTGIIVDPDSIFDVQVKRLHAYKRQLLNVFHIMYLYNRLKEDSSFDIHPRTFIFGAKASPGYYYAKRVIKLINSLADKVNNDPAINGRLKVIFLENYRVSLAEDIFPAADVSEQISTASKEASGTGNMKFMMNGALTIGTLDGANIEIKEEVGEENMFIFGLTAEQVLNYYQNGGYRSSEYYHHDKRIQQVLEQLVNGFFPDVDDHFEPIHDSLLMQNDEYFVLKDFSSYITAQERVDAAYRDRNHWLTMSAKNIAHSGFFSSDRTIRQYADEIWGLQPSYSKR